Sequence from the Silvibacterium dinghuense genome:
CGCCGGAGCGCTCGCTCGCGGCGAACTCGTCCTCTCCGGATGGATCTACGAAATCGGTTCCGGCAATGTGCTTATCTATGACGAGCAGTCGAAACAGTTCGAGCCTGTCCTGTAAAAAACGTAACCATATCAGGCGAAGATCAGGGTGCCCCGTCCAAGCTCCGCTTGGGCGGGAGAGCGAGCATTCATGCTGTATAGCCTGCATTCACTTAGGCCGCGTCAGCTAGTCCGGTAAGGCCCCGAATCCAGCTTGATGCGCCCCGTATCCTCGGCATTCTCCGTGACAAAAATCCGGTACTCGTCGCCGCCGGGCGAAACACGCACGATCACATGGCCTTCCAGGCTCTTGAGCTGCCGGAGGAATTGACTGTTCACCAGCCGGTTCGCCTCCATCGAGCAGGTCGCATACACATCGCGATCCCCCGGATAGAGCGCTCGGCTCAGCATCCGCCGCAACGGGACGATGGATGGGTGCCCCACATACCATGCCGGGATCACAAACGCCCGCGGGCGCAGCGCCTTCACAAACCCCACCCCGACCGCGTCGTAGTAGCCATGATGATCGGCCACCGCAACCTCGACCGGACCCGCCGCATGCGCGGCAGCCGTCTCGATATCACGCCAGGCCTCACCCGTCTCCTCCATATCGGAAGAGAGATCGCCGCCGGTGAAGTAATCGAACTTTCCGTAGCTCAATCGCAACGCAATCGAGCACATATTCTCGGTCGGATAGTCGCTCTTCGCGAGCGAGCTCAATGCAGGAAAGGTCTGCCTTGTTTCATCGCCCTTACCGGTCCAGACCTCGCCATTCGCCGCAAGATTCCGTACAGAAAATCCGGGATACCCGCGCCTGTTCTGCCTCAGCACGATCTGGCTCGCGCTGCCCACCTGGATGCGTTCTGTACGTTTACCCTGCTTTACGCGCGACTGCACATAGCCGAGATAATTCGTGGCATACGGTGCTGTTTGTTGTGTTGGATAGGTATAGTCCGGAAAGCCGCGATCGATCAGCGTGCGAATCGGCACCTTCGCATCCACATCCATCAGCCCTG
This genomic interval carries:
- a CDS encoding ComEC/Rec2 family competence protein encodes the protein MMNRRHFLGLAAAAGVNGPLRAWALETARILPPWSEGTLDIHHLAYGRGNSTFVMGPDGTTLLIDAGTTKDGTDVSCAQRPDASERPGQWIADYILRVMQPAGRRELDYALITHIHPDHLGDLSGDEPSSPKGNYKLTGLMDVDAKVPIRTLIDRGFPDYTYPTQQTAPYATNYLGYVQSRVKQGKRTERIQVGSASQIVLRQNRRGYPGFSVRNLAANGEVWTGKGDETRQTFPALSSLAKSDYPTENMCSIALRLSYGKFDYFTGGDLSSDMEETGEAWRDIETAAAHAAGPVEVAVADHHGYYDAVGVGFVKALRPRAFVIPAWYVGHPSIVPLRRMLSRALYPGDRDVYATCSMEANRLVNSQFLRQLKSLEGHVIVRVSPGGDEYRIFVTENAEDTGRIKLDSGPYRTS